The genomic interval GGAGTTTTACCAGCAGTTCGCGGCAACGTTCGTCCGTGGAATACATGTGATTAATTTCAAGGAGTGTCATGGCTAAAAGGCCCCCGAAACGCGCAAAGAGTCCATTGCAGAGAGTCCCGATGCGAAAACTGGCATCCGGACTGAGAAAAGAACTTTTGCAGAAATTGAGGGAGAGAAATGCTCCACTGGATTCTGATAAACCGAAGAATCTATAGGCTTTAACTCTACCATGACTAAAGGATAGCAGAATGAGTTACCTTCGTCAAGTAAATAATCATCTATCTTCAACTAAGATTCCAAAAGGCTTACGCGACTCATCCCAGTTTGGCGCGGGTTCCAGAAGGGATGTGGACCGCAGGCGCCCTCGCCTGCGCTTCTGCCTTTTGACCATTCTGTAAATCCATATAAGCTATTGCAATAAAACGACTTAGAGTATCACAGGCGCCCCGAAAACGCAAGCAAAATCTGCCTGTCATGAGGAGAAAAAAGTACGAATACAAGATATTGGGTTGATGCACCTTAGATCATCCCAAAATATTGTGGTGTTGGTTATTTCGGGCCCGGTCGACCGTGAGCGAGGCCGAACCCGCCACCAAGGCCGCGCGATTATCAGCGTAAAATAGTTCTTGTTCCTTGTATCGGCGGAGCGACCATGACCAATCCAATTTCTTCAGCAGCCAAGCTCGTTGCGTTTTCTTGCTTCGCCCTGGGCGCCCTCACGCAGGCAACGTCGCAGCAATCTTCGCCACCAGCATCGCAATCCCCGTCGCCGGCCGACGCCAAAACAGCAACCCCCTCTGCCACAGAATCGCCACTGCTCCGCCTCAAGACTGCCCGCACCGTGTGGGTCACACGCGCGCACGGCAGCAACATCCCGTTTGACACCATTAAGTCCACGCTGGAAGGCTGGATACGGTTCGCCGTGGTGGACTCGCCGGACAAAGCCGACATTGTGGTCAGCGTGGAGTCCTCCGGCGACAGCGACGTGCAGATTTCCACTTCCGCTGCGCCGAACGAAAAGACCGGCCACATGGACCAGTCCTCCAAGACCAGCAAGGACCTCTCCGCCACGGACATCAAGATGACGGTGCTGGACGCCAAGAGCAAGCGCGTGCTATGGACGTCGACGGAAAAGGTCAAGTTTGCGGTGAAGAAGACCTCCCGCGAAAACAACTTGGTGGAGGCCGCCGAGCGCTTGGCGACGCGCTTCCATGACCGGCTGGAGCCTCCGCCCCCGCCTCCGCGCTAAGCCTGCTCGCTCTTGCTACGCGCCGCTGCTCATCGCGCCCACCTGCCGCTAAAATTACCCGCGGCCCGGCAGGCGGTCCGCTAGCGTGCTCATGCTGGCTCAGACCTCGCGTAAATTGCTCCCAGCCGCTCCCCAAACGCCCTCCGACACGCGCCATGCGCATTCGCCGCCCCTCCCCCGGCTTGTCTGGTGTGATTAAGATCACAGCGCAATCTCTCATACCGCATTACAGTTACGCCTGTGAGTTCAGTGGATTCTGTGGCGAAATCGGAGCATCCCGTGATCGCAACCTCTCACCGCGCGGCGACTCTGCAAGACCTGCAAACCCTGGCTGGTTTTCACGACCCGGCCGGCAATGCAGTCTCTTTCTATTTCAAGCCGGGACAAGGCGAGGCAGCTGAACGCGACGCCATGATCGCTCAACTGCGCGCGCGCAGCATCATCAGTGACAGCTTTGGCCAGGAAAAGCCCCACAGCGGCCTGCTCCGCGACCTGGACGCGGTGATGAAGATTTCCGAAGAGACTGAAGCCGGTGCCCCTATGAAAGTGGTCTTTGCCTGCCATGATCAGGGCGTTTGGGAAGAGTTTGATCTGCCTTCAGGCCAGCGGATCGTCCGCATTGAAGCGGGCAAACAGTTTGATCTGGCGCCGTTGCAGCGGTTGCTGCAGCAAGGCGCGCCGGGCGGTCCCGTACATTAGTCCGCCGGCAGTCGCCGCCCTGAGGCGGCGTGCAAGCACAAGTTGCGCCGTAGTCGAAGAAACTCTCTTTTCTCTGTACGGATCTTCCGGGAGGAAAGAGAGTTTTCTTTTGTGTGGACTTGAGACGCGACCCGGCACGCGCGGAGTTGAACATCTTCTCGCCGAAAACAACCAGCCTGAAGAAACAGCTTTGCCGCAAAATAAAAGCAGCTCTTCATGTGGCTTGTGGCCTAGAAGAGCTGCTGCCCGATTAAAACGCCCGCAAACTTTTTAAACTGCCAGTTGCTCAAGAGCCGCTGGCTGAAGCACGGTGAGTGATACACCTTTAATGGAGATGAGTTTGTCGCGTTGGAACTGCTGCAGGACGCGGCTTACCGTTTCGCGTGACGTCGCGGTCATGCCGGCGATTTCTTCCTGCGTGAGGGTCATGGTGACGCGGGACGTCTGTCCCGGCTGCGGGCGTGTGTGTACCCAGTCCAGCAGCAGGTTCGCTAGCCGGCCGGCCACCGTCGTGGGCAAGCCCAGGCGGCACACGTCTTTGAACATCATTTTGTATTCACGCAAGATGCATTGCGTGGCGATCATGGCGGCATCAGGGTACTTCTTCAGGAACTCGATAAAGTCTTGCGCGCGGACGGCCTTGATGCGGCAGAATTCGAATGCCTGGGCGCTGACTTCATAATCAGCGGCATTCATGGCCGCGCTCAATCCCAGCACGTCGCCGGCTTCGGCGATGCGGACAATCATCGTCTTGCCGTCGCGTGAGGTGACCGACAGTTTCACTCGCCCGCTGAGCACGATATATACGCACTGTGAGGGTTGGCCTTCTACGAACAGCGCGTCACCGCGGGAGAAGTCAACTTCGGTTCCCAGTGCGTTGTAGCGCAAGCGCGCTTCGGGGCTGAGATTGGAAAAAGCGTTGGTGCGATTCATGGTGTTTGCTGCTGCAGTGTCGTTATAAGTTCCAGCGTTTGATAAATGCATTTCCATGCTCCTGATTCTTTTCGTCCTTCAGTTATCGTCGTCCTTGGTTAAAGCAAGCCCCGTGCCAAATGTGAAATCCTTTGTTTTCAGTGACGAATATCACACTGCGCCGGTGACTTGCGGCCCTTGGCGCAGCCGGCTGCGCGCGATTGCGCGATATGACGCACAGGGCCCAACTATCTGCTTTATAATGAATGTTTTAGAGTGGCAATCCAGATGCAACGGAAACAGAAGCCCGAAAAGTCACTTGGGGGCAGCGTCCGGCCCAACGAAAGGCACGCTGGCCAGCGCAAGGACCCGATGAGTCAGACAAACAGCTCCGTTTCACTGGTCATTATTGACGACAACCCGCGCAGCCTGGAGTTTGTCTCCACCGCCCTGGCGCGCGATGGCGTGGAGATTTTTTCCGCCTCCGATCCCGAAGAAGGCCTGGATCTGGTCTACAGCCACCACCCGCAAATCGTGATGACCGACCTGGTCATGCCTAACATGACGGGACTGGACGTGCTGGACCGCATCATGGAATTTGACCCGGCCATTGACGTCATCCTGATGACCGCGCACTACACCACGGAGACCGCGGTGGAAGCCATCCGCAAAGGCGCGGCGGACTATCTCAACAAACCAATTTCGCTCGCCCTGTTGCGCGAGCGCGTGGGCCGCTTGCTGGATAACGCCCTGCAGCGCCAGCGCATCGTGAAAGTTGACGACGACCTGGCCCAGGCGGCGCAGTTTGAGGGCATTGTCGGACGCAGCCCGCAGATGTGGGAAGTGTTCTCCCGCTTGCGGCGCATCGCTCCCCACTACCGCGCGGCGCTCATCACCGGCGAAACTGGCACAGGCAAAGACCTGGCCGCCCAGGCGTTGCACAAGCTAAGCAAAGTGCAAGGCAAATATGTTGTGCTGAACTGTTCCGCCGTGGTGGAGACCTTGTTTGAAAGCGAACTGTTCGGGCACGTCCGCGGCGCCTTTACTGGAGCGGACCGCGACAAGCCCGGCCTTTTTGAATACGCCAACGGCGGCACGCTGTTTCTGGACGAGATCGGCGACATGCCGCTGGCCACCCAGGCCAAGCTGCTGCGCGTCCTGCAGAACCAGGAGGTCCAGCGCGTGGGATCACTCACCGCCCAGAAAATTGACGTGCGCGTGGTGGCCGCCACCAACAAAGACCTGCGCAAGGCCATCGCCCACCAGCAATTTCGCGAAGACCTGTTCTACCGGCTGTCCATGGTGGAGATTAACGTTCCGCCGCTGCGTGAGCGCATGGAGGACCTGCCGCTGCTCACCCGGCATTTTGTGGAGAAGTTTGCGCGCCAGTACGCCAAACCCGTGCGCGGGCTCACGCAAAGAGCGCAAATCCTGTTGAACCGTTACCATTGGCCGGGCAACGTCCGCGAACTGGAGAACGTGATTGGCCACGCCTGCATGATGGCCATGGGAGACGTGATTGACGTTGCTGACCTGCCGCCCGCGGTGCAGTACGCCGCGGATGGATTCCGCCAGCCGGCTGCGGTTGCCGGCGGAGTTGCATCCGGCCTGCCCGCACCAAATGGCGTCGGCAACGGCTTGTCCCTGGAGGAGCATGAAAAACAGCTCCTGGACCAGGCCCTGACGCAAGCGGGCGGCAACCAATCTAAAGCGGCACGCCAGCTCCGCATCGGCCGCGACGCCCTGCGTTACAAAATGAAGAAGTATGGGCTTCTGTAATGTTCCAGCTATTTCGCACGCAATAATCGGCTTACTTCGTCGCGCAACTGGGTCAGGGCAACCGGCTTGGAGATGTATCCTGTAAAGCCCGCGGCCATGACCTTTTCGCGGTCTCCCGGCATGGCGTTGGCGGTCACGGCCACCACGGGAATTGCCGCCAGCTTGGGATTGCTGCGGATTTCCTGCAACACGTCATAGCCATTGCGCTGCGGAAGCTGCAGGTCCATCAGGACCAGGTCCAGCGACTGCCCGCGAATCAGCGCCAGCGCTTGTTCGCCGTCATTGGCTTCCACCACCTCGTAACCCTGTTGCTCCAGGACGGTCCGCAGCAGTTCGCGGCTGCTGGCTTTGTCTTCGACGATGAGGATTCGCGGCATGGCAACCTGCCTGTCGCAGGGTAAAGAATTCTATCGTAAAAATGAGTTTAGAGGCTGGGCGGGCCGGTCAGGGGCAGGGCAATGGTAAAGCGGCTTCCTTGTCCCGGCTCGCTGGTAAGCCGGATGTTGCCACCGTGCAGTTCCACCAGCTTTTTGGTGATGGGCAGGCCCAATCCCGTGCCTTCGCGTGTGCCTTTGGTTGTGCTGCCTGCCTGATAGAACTTTTCGAAAATGCTTTCGTGTTCATCCGCTGGGATGCCAACCCCGGTATCGCACACGCTGATCTCCAGCCATTGCCCATCGGCGGTGAGCGCCTCCACCCAGACAGCGCCGCCGTTCGGAGTGAACTTTACCGCGTTGCTCAGCAGGTTGTAGAGGATCTCTTTCAGGCGCAGGCGGTCGGCGAAGACCAGATCGTGGAAAGTGTTCTTGTTCTCCAAATGGATGTCTTTGGCTGCGGCCTGCTGATGAATGCCGGCCAGAACCTCGTCTAGGCAGGCGGCAAAATCAAAGGCGCCCAGCTGGAGTTCCAGACGTCCCGCCTCAATCCTGCTGATGTCCAGGATTTCGTTGATCAATTGCAGCAGGTGGCGCGAATCCTGCAGTACGTGGCCGAGGAACCGTTTTTGTTTGGGGTTGAGCGTCCCTTCCACTTCTTCCGTTAGCAGCTCGGAAAATCCGATGATGGTATGCAGCGGCGTTCGCAACTCGTGGCTCATGCTGGCTAGGAACTCGCTCTTCAGCCGGTTGGCTTTTTCCACGTCGCGGTTGCGGGCTTCCAGTTGTTCGTTTTTGGCCGCCAGTTCCGCATTGTATTGGTCCTGGACGGCGCGCAGCCGCTGCTCAGCCTCTTTGCGCGCGCTGATGTCGCGTACCACGGCAATCACGCGCAGGCCGTCTTCCACCCAATTCGGACTCAGACTGATCTCCACCGCAACCTGCGAGCCGTCTTTGCGTTGGGCCATCAGGTCCAACCCGCCTCCCATGGGGCGCACTTGCGGGTGAGCGGTATAAGAATCTCTTAGTTGTCCGTGCCCGGCCCGCATGGCCGATGGCACCAGTTGGTCCACGTTGATGCCGTGCAACTCCTCGCGCGTGTAGCCGAACATTTTTTCCGCGGTTTCGTTGGCCAGCACGATGCGGCCTTTGCCATCCACTTCCAGAATGGCGTCCGGCGCTGCTTCCAGCAGTTTGCGAAAACGCTTTTCCGCGAAGACTTCCGCCGCCGTGTCCGGCTTCTTACCCACGGTGGATGGGTCCTCCGGCTGCGAGGCGTCTTTCGTTATGGGCCGTTCTGGATCAAACTTGGTCGTAAATTCTCTTCCTTTCGATGAAACCGCAAGCGCAGCACAAGGCGGGATTAAGTGGCGAGCACAGCAATGGTATTCTAATTCTCTAATTCTGTGCTCTTCGAGCGATGTGCCGCTTCAATACGATGGGCCTCCTGATCAATGCAAGAAAGACAGGAGGTAACGGCCAACCTCGCCATGGTAAGCTGCGGCGTTGTGAGTGAGATTCATCGCGAATGAGAGTTAAGAAGAATCTTATCTCCATGCCCCTCCATAATACTTGTTGCTGAGATGTGACCTAAATCATTTTTTCGTTTCGAGTGCCACCTTCATAATCTAAAATGCCGCGTTCTCCAGGGTGTGCGTTAGTACGACCCGAGAATGAACTAAACCGGAATTCTGTTTGGGAGAAGGTGTAGCGCAATGCGGATTCTGATAGCGGAGGATGACGCTCCGCTGGCATCTTTTGTCGCCAAGGCCCTGACCGAGGAAGAACACCAGACGGAGATCGCTGCCGATGGCGAAGCGGCGTTGGCAAAACTGGTGGCGAAACCGTTTGATCTGTTGATCCTGGACCTGAACCTGCCCGTGCTCGACGGCAATGAAGTGCTCAAGCGGCTGCGCGGCCGCGGTTCGGAAATCCCGATTCTGATTCTTACGGCTACGGACAACGTGGCAGAACGCGTAGCGTGCCTGGACGCGGGCGCGGATGATTACCTCACCAAACCTTTTTCCTATTCTGAGCTGGCGGCCCGGCTGCGCGCGCTTTACCGTCGCAAAGGACCTCCGGTGCAAACCGTGCTGCGCGTGCAAGACCTGGAGTTGGACTGCGTCCAGCGCACGGTGGTCCGGGCGGGCGTTCCGGTTGATCTCACTCCCAAGGAATTTAGCCTGCTGGAATACTTCATGCGCAACCTGGGCCGGCAGATCACCCGCAACATGATCATCCAGTACGTGTGGAAGCTGGCGCCGGACACCATGACCAACGTGGTGGACGTGTATGTCAACTACTTGCGCAAAAAGATTGATGAAAACGCCAAAGTGAAACTGATTCGCACCGTCCGCGGTGTTGGCTACGAGTTCGGTCCATCCGCGCATCCGGACGATGCCGACCAGGCCGAAGACCCCGAATAACTTCCCCCGAAGCGATGTTGCACTGGGTCCCGCCGAACCTGACGGGTCAGAAGCCAGCGTTTGACTTTTATTCCAACTCAGGCCCATTATTTCCGCCCGGGAGAAACTGAATCAATGCTTGTCGCCACCAGCAAAAGTCAGCGCTGTGTTGTCTCTGCATTACTGGTTTGTCTCACCCTTGCCTCGGCAGGGCTTTTCGCACAACAACAGCAGCCTGCGGCCGAAGCCGCGCGTCTGGAGCGGCTGGTCGCGCTGTGCAAATTGTGGGGCGCGATCAAATATTTCCATCCCTATCTCGCCTACCGCGAGGATATTGACTGGGACAAAGCCGCGGTGGAGGCCATTGCCAAGGTCAACGCGGCCAAGAGTTCCGCTGACTATGCCGATGCGGTTGATCAGATGCTAAAGGCTCTCGGCGATCCCGCTACCCGAGTCCTGCCCAAGGAAACAGATCAAAAGCCATTGCCCGGAGAAACCGGTGATCCCAGTTTTCGTACTCTCGCTGACGGTGTTCTGCTGGTCAGCGTTCGCAACTTCGGGGAGCAACCGGGCTTCAGCTTCATGCTTGAGCAGGCCTCGGCTCTTACCAAGGAGATTCCCAAAGCCAAGACCGTGATCTTTGACCTGCGGCCTCCCGGCCGGCTGACGGAAAACCAGCAGGGAGTTGTCGCCAATGTGTTCGAATTCGGAAACCTGGCCAGCATGCTTTCTTCATCGCCTCTGGTCTTTCCCGGCGAACGCCGCCGAATGCACGTCGGATTTATTCCTCAGCAAGGGGCCACTTCAGGAGGCTATGAATCGGCGTTCTTCATTTCCCAGCGCACCAAGGTCTTGCCCGGTAAATCTGCCAAGGATGTCCCTGTTATTTTTCTTGTCAACCAGAATTCAGAGATTCCGGCAGCGGCGCTGGCGCTGCAAGCAGCAGGCAAGGCAGCCATCGTCGCAGAGGGCCGGATCGAAGATTACTCGGCGGTTTCTACGCAGAAATTCAAGCTCGCGGACGGTATAGAGGCGGAGATTCGCCTGGGCGAACTCCTCTACCCTGACGGTTCTACCAGTGTGGTTGCGGATGAAACCGTGCCCGCATCGTCTCAGGTGGGAGAGCAGAACACGGCATTTCAAAGAGCCCTGGCGTTGGCAAAAGACTTCAGAACGTCTCCGACGAATCGCCGCCATGTAGCCGTCAGCGCCGCAATTCCCGTTGAAAAACCATACTCGGACATGAGCTACCCTGCCCGCGAGTATCGCGTGCTTGCAGCTTTCAGGATCTGGACGGTCATCAACTACTTCTTCCCCTACCAAGATCTCATGGGAGAAGACTGGGATGGCGTGTTGCGCGAGTCCATCCCCAAGCTGGAACGGGCGAGTAACGCGCTGGAATACAGCCTGAGCGTGGCGGAGATGGTGACCCGGTTTCATGATGGCCATGGTTTTGTGCGCAGTCAGTTATTGCGGGACTATCTTGGCGCTGCTCCGGCGCCGGTGCGGGTGCGGATGATTGAAGGCTTACCCGTGGTCACCGCCTTTTGGAATGATCAATCCGTGAAAGATGCCGCCGCGGCCGGCATCGCGGTTGGCGACGTGATCATGAAAGTGGATGGTGAAGACGCTAAAGACCGCCTGGCGCGCTTGTCCAGATATATCTCAGCGTCAACACCGCAGTGGCAGCAATATCGCGCGGCAGGTACATTGTTGAGCGGTCCGGAAGGCTCCACCGTCAAAGTCACAGTGCGTGACGCCAAGAATCAAGTCAAAGAACTAAACCTGCTTCGCAAGGCCGCTTACTACCAAGGTGAACTCATCGAACGCCGTGGAGCACCCTTCAGGCTGCTTTCGGAGACGATTGGCTACGCCGATTTGGACCAACTGGAGGTCTCCATGGTGGACGACATGTTTGAGAAGTTCAAAAACACCAAGGCCATCATCTTTGACGATCGCACCTATCCCCGCGGGACAGCCTGGGCGATAGCGCCGCGGCTCACCGAAAAAGACCAGGTCGTTGCCGCAACATTCACACGGCGCGTTCCCATGTTCCCCGATTCGCCGATGGGAGAGATCGTGGGATCTTCCACCACGCAGGCTTTTCAGCAAAAAATTCCCCACAGCGACAAATGGAAATACAAGGGGAAGACCGTAATGCTGATTGATGAACGCGCCATCAGCCAGGCGGAACACACGGGTTTGTTTCTGCAGGCGGCGAACGGAACCAAGTTCATCGGCAGCCCCACGGCCGGGGCCAACGGTGACGTAACCTCATTCTGTGTTCCCGGCGGAATCTGGATCAGTTTTACCGGACAAGCGGTGCGTCACGCTGACGGCCGCCAGTTGCAGCGCGTCGGCCTGAAGCCGGACATCGAAGTCCGCCCCACCATCAAGGGTATCCGCGCCGGAAAAGACGAAGTTCTGGACCGGGCGGTGAAGTACTTGAGGAAAGAGCTGAAATAGTTGACGCAGAGGCAGCCTTACTTCAAATGCTCCAGCATCGCCTTGAACACGCTTGTCCCTGATTTGCCCATCAACTCGTAGATCATCATCTCCGTGGATGACAGCACGGCCCCGGCGGCGCGCATGCGTTCCAGGCCGAGCTTCCAGTTCAATTCGGTCCGGGAGCTGACCGCGTCGGCGGCCACGTGGATGTTCATTCCCTGGTTCAGCGCGCCCAGCGCCGTCTGCATCACGCAGATGTGGGTCTCCATGCCGCACAGCAGCAGCGTGTTGCGCTCGGCCAGCGTGCCGATAGCCGAACAGAACTCGCCGTTGCCGAAGCAGCCGAACTCCAGCTTGTCCACCGGCTTGGTGTTGGGTGGCAACAGCGCCATGATTTCCGGGACGGTCACGCCCAGACCCTTGGCGTACTGCGTGGAAACCACCACGGGCAGTGACAAGAGGCCGGCCAGCCGGACCAGCAATTGCGCGTTGCGTACCAGCCGGTCTTTTTCGTGGATGGGCGGCAGGAGTTTCTCTTGAATATCAATGACTGCCAGTACGCAATCTTCCACGCGCAGGGGCCGGCGCGCGACTTCAGAGTAGGGAAGCGTCTCAACCGGTGTGCTGACCATAATAGGAAATTGTAGCGCGTGGGCTCGATGTAATCATCCGCGCACAAAAAAGCCCGGAGTCCTTGCGGAACTCCAGGCTTCTCATATCGTCCCCGGGATTATCTTCCCAGGAAAGTCACGTGCACGTACGTTCCCAGGCGCGCATTGAACGCCAAGTACCAGCCAACGTGGTCGGGGTCGTTATAGATCACAACCCGGTCGCGGTCCCAGTACCAGTCATTGCAATAGGCGTAATCGGGTTCAGCCACGCGGAAGTAGTAACCGTTGAACCAGAACCGTTCCGGCCGCCCGCCGCCGAGCACCCAGATGTGACTGCGGCCAACAAAGCGGAACCGCCCGTGTTCCCAGGGATGCTCGAGGTGAAAGCGCCGGTCATTGCGGTCCCAATCATGTCCCACCCACCGGTCGCGGCGGTTGTCGTGGTCCACGTGCGGCCTGTCAGGATGGCCTTCGCGGTCGCGAAAGCCGCGGTCATGGTCTTCACGGCGCTCGCCCTTGTCGTGTCGCGGACCATGAGAAGGAATGTGTTCGCGCTTGTCGCGGTCCCGGCCGCGATCGTGGTCCCGATCTCGGTCTTGCGCCGTCACATAGACCGGTATGAGAAACAACGTCAGAAAAAGTCCGAGAAGCTTGTGTTTCATCCGCACCTCCAGAGTTGGGTCATGCTGTGTGCAAATAGGTTGTTGCCTCACTCTAACAACCCGTCCCAGCGATAATCCACTCGGTGCGGCTTACCAAAGTTCAGGAACCCAAGTCCCAAATCCTAAGCCTCAAAGACCCACGACCAAAAAGAACTAAGAGCACGAATTGGGCCATAAGTTTAGCTGGTCTTCCTCAGTGGTCATGGTCATCATGCATCGCCACCACGCGTGGCCGGACCTGGTCGTGTTGCCATGCGCTGGTCTGCCAGTTGTCTTTCACAGCCTCGCGTTTGATCCAGGGCGGCAACTCCAGGCGCAGATGGCGCGCCAGGGCCATGGCGTACGGTTCGTAGAGACCACGCAGGCGGAGCAGTTCGGCGTCCGCCGCATCGCCGACGGTAAGCTTCATCCCGGCGCCCTGCAGTTGCCTGCGGATGGCCTCCAGGTCTTCCGCTTGCAAGCGGGACGAAGCGCCATCGCGGTCCGGCGGCGCTGCAAACACCTGGCTCAGGTCCACCAGAGCATGGCGTGCGATGGCAAACGTCATTCGCGCCTGGTACTGGCACATGCCTTCCAGTCCGACCATGGCCAGCGAGCACACGTCCAGGACGGCGGTGAGCGACCCGATCCAGGATTGGTTATCGTGCTGCGACCGGAAGTAAGCCAGCACGGGATAAGAAAGATGGCTCTCCATCAGATCAGCCGCCCAATGTTCCCAGTCATGCAGCACGGTGGTGAGCGCGTCCAGGCCTTGATCGTTCCGTCCGGCGTGGCGGCGCAGCAGTTCGAAGGCTGTGGGCGGAGATCCGGCGCGCGCGTCGAGCAGAGAGATGGTCACTTCACGCCGCGAGAAAGCTTGATACAGCACCGGCAGATAGCCGATGACCAGCGCGAGAAATCCAAATCCAATGCCCGCTTCTAGAACGGTAACCAATCTGCCCAGCGGTGTGACAGGCGTGATGTCGCCCAGCCCCAGCGTGAACAGCGTGGTCCCGCTCATGTAGAGTGCGTTGCCAAAGTGGCTGGGAAGGAGCGAGCCGGTAAAGCGCGCACCATCGCCAAAGTGGATCAACGCGAAACCAAACACCAATACCACGGCGAAGAAGGCAAACAGCATCAGCAGGGAGAGCGGGCCGTAATAGCTGAGCAGCGCGTCGCGTCCCTTCTTACTTTGGCGTCCCTTTGCCACACTTCGCCATGCGACCCATGTTACGCGGTAGAACAAAACCGCCAGGCG from Terriglobia bacterium carries:
- a CDS encoding Crp/Fnr family transcriptional regulator, which translates into the protein MHLSNAGTYNDTAAANTMNRTNAFSNLSPEARLRYNALGTEVDFSRGDALFVEGQPSQCVYIVLSGRVKLSVTSRDGKTMIVRIAEAGDVLGLSAAMNAADYEVSAQAFEFCRIKAVRAQDFIEFLKKYPDAAMIATQCILREYKMMFKDVCRLGLPTTVAGRLANLLLDWVHTRPQPGQTSRVTMTLTQEEIAGMTATSRETVSRVLQQFQRDKLISIKGVSLTVLQPAALEQLAV
- a CDS encoding sigma-54 dependent transcriptional regulator; amino-acid sequence: MSQTNSSVSLVIIDDNPRSLEFVSTALARDGVEIFSASDPEEGLDLVYSHHPQIVMTDLVMPNMTGLDVLDRIMEFDPAIDVILMTAHYTTETAVEAIRKGAADYLNKPISLALLRERVGRLLDNALQRQRIVKVDDDLAQAAQFEGIVGRSPQMWEVFSRLRRIAPHYRAALITGETGTGKDLAAQALHKLSKVQGKYVVLNCSAVVETLFESELFGHVRGAFTGADRDKPGLFEYANGGTLFLDEIGDMPLATQAKLLRVLQNQEVQRVGSLTAQKIDVRVVAATNKDLRKAIAHQQFREDLFYRLSMVEINVPPLRERMEDLPLLTRHFVEKFARQYAKPVRGLTQRAQILLNRYHWPGNVRELENVIGHACMMAMGDVIDVADLPPAVQYAADGFRQPAAVAGGVASGLPAPNGVGNGLSLEEHEKQLLDQALTQAGGNQSKAARQLRIGRDALRYKMKKYGLL
- a CDS encoding response regulator gives rise to the protein MPRILIVEDKASSRELLRTVLEQQGYEVVEANDGEQALALIRGQSLDLVLMDLQLPQRNGYDVLQEIRSNPKLAAIPVVAVTANAMPGDREKVMAAGFTGYISKPVALTQLRDEVSRLLRAK
- a CDS encoding PAS domain-containing sensor histidine kinase — protein: MGKKPDTAAEVFAEKRFRKLLEAAPDAILEVDGKGRIVLANETAEKMFGYTREELHGINVDQLVPSAMRAGHGQLRDSYTAHPQVRPMGGGLDLMAQRKDGSQVAVEISLSPNWVEDGLRVIAVVRDISARKEAEQRLRAVQDQYNAELAAKNEQLEARNRDVEKANRLKSEFLASMSHELRTPLHTIIGFSELLTEEVEGTLNPKQKRFLGHVLQDSRHLLQLINEILDISRIEAGRLELQLGAFDFAACLDEVLAGIHQQAAAKDIHLENKNTFHDLVFADRLRLKEILYNLLSNAVKFTPNGGAVWVEALTADGQWLEISVCDTGVGIPADEHESIFEKFYQAGSTTKGTREGTGLGLPITKKLVELHGGNIRLTSEPGQGSRFTIALPLTGPPSL
- a CDS encoding response regulator transcription factor, with the protein product MRILIAEDDAPLASFVAKALTEEEHQTEIAADGEAALAKLVAKPFDLLILDLNLPVLDGNEVLKRLRGRGSEIPILILTATDNVAERVACLDAGADDYLTKPFSYSELAARLRALYRRKGPPVQTVLRVQDLELDCVQRTVVRAGVPVDLTPKEFSLLEYFMRNLGRQITRNMIIQYVWKLAPDTMTNVVDVYVNYLRKKIDENAKVKLIRTVRGVGYEFGPSAHPDDADQAEDPE
- a CDS encoding hydrolase — protein: MVSTPVETLPYSEVARRPLRVEDCVLAVIDIQEKLLPPIHEKDRLVRNAQLLVRLAGLLSLPVVVSTQYAKGLGVTVPEIMALLPPNTKPVDKLEFGCFGNGEFCSAIGTLAERNTLLLCGMETHICVMQTALGALNQGMNIHVAADAVSSRTELNWKLGLERMRAAGAVLSSTEMMIYELMGKSGTSVFKAMLEHLK
- a CDS encoding potassium channel family protein; this translates as MNYFSVIAGVIMVLVVLWETFETIVLPRRVTRHFRLAVLFYRVTWVAWRSVAKGRQSKKGRDALLSYYGPLSLLMLFAFFAVVLVFGFALIHFGDGARFTGSLLPSHFGNALYMSGTTLFTLGLGDITPVTPLGRLVTVLEAGIGFGFLALVIGYLPVLYQAFSRREVTISLLDARAGSPPTAFELLRRHAGRNDQGLDALTTVLHDWEHWAADLMESHLSYPVLAYFRSQHDNQSWIGSLTAVLDVCSLAMVGLEGMCQYQARMTFAIARHALVDLSQVFAAPPDRDGASSRLQAEDLEAIRRQLQGAGMKLTVGDAADAELLRLRGLYEPYAMALARHLRLELPPWIKREAVKDNWQTSAWQHDQVRPRVVAMHDDHDH